A window of Asterias amurensis chromosome 10, ASM3211899v1 genomic DNA:
tttctcttttatttaaTTGTAACATTTTATTCTGTTGCATTTTCTCGACAGATATGCCTGCATGGTTTGTCATTATCGCCCAGTGTTTAATACAATACCCAATCTTGTAAGCCACCGAAGCGGCAAAAAACATCGCAGTGGTAAGCATATTTATAtgaatatagtttttgaggcattgtatggtgaggtatcTATGTATATTcagcttgcggtaacaccatgtgtatctacACTGCTgcgtagattttgttctttgaaaaACAGGTTTAgctttttattctactgccgtggagttaACTTCAGAATTCAGGAGACTACCCAGTACTTTGTGTTCTGAAAGAACTGTCATGCTAATattaacagtggtccgctggccagaTGGCAGTTAAATCACCAGAGGACCAGTAAAAATTCACTCCAAGAGGTTCAGCTGACTAGTTTAGTGTTGTGGGAGTgacgtggccgagcggttaagagcaccgaattcaaactctggtgtttctgatcagcagagtgtgggttcgaatccccagccgtgacacttgtgtctctaaacaagacacataaccattgcttcgtccttcggatatGACGTAAAGTCattggtccaatgtgttgtgtaaatgcatgtaaaagaacccagtgcatttatcgaaaagagaaggggttcgtcccggtgttcctggctggattggcagcatattgcgccacagcaccttgtaaactattacatggtgcttaaggattaggtcttatatctcgaaattcgccccactccttgcagtaataatacctggcgctttgtatcctttggcaaaaggcacgCTATAAatacgattattattattattgtgattaTTTGAGGAGCAGCCCTATTTCATTTGAAAGATTGACTATTGAAAAAGCCAACGGACAAGTAAAgtgacaagctaactggtcctgctggtcGGTTACTGGcaaagtaagaggaaaacctCAGATTGCTAAACTGCTGTGCCCCATCAAAAACAAAGGTCATGGCCTGGCGAGCGGATCAACAAAATTTgtcatgtttagatatgggggccatcattgctgaagtgcaatctgggggaaatctgtgcttggTGGCACAGTGTGCTGACCCGCCCGGCTTCACCCGGTTCCACCCATCATGGTTTCAAAACCTGAATGCACCCTTTGTATTTATTATGCAATCATAAGTTTTGTTATTCACAATTGTTTGGAAGGTTTGGAGGCGTACTACGCTAAAAAACGTGACTTGATGAGAGAAGCTGAGGAGAGAAGGCAGTATCGGGAGCTAATGAAGCAAGAAAAGGGTCGAGTCGTACACGAAAAGGTAAAAAGGTTATGCATGTTTGCTGAAGGTCGAGTGATTTCCTCGAATCACGATGGTTCCCCATGCCTTTCTGTCCCCCATTGCCGACTTGAAATCTGCTGATTCCAGACCCGTGTCCATTTTAAGAATGTCAGAGTACGTTAGTGCAGGTCTACCAGGTTTCCTCCTCCCATGCTTAGGTGTCCACAGAACAATATTGGACACTGGTGCGTCTTTGCTCCTGTAGCAGTGGCCAGCAAAAcacatccttaaaggcagtggacactattggtaattgtcaaagactagccttcacagttggtgtatctcaacatacaaataaaataacaaacctgtaaaaatttgagctcaatcagtcatcgaacttgcgagataataatgaaaaaaacaaaacacccttgtcacacaaagttgtgtgcgtttagatggttgattttgagacctaaacttgagttgaaatcaaattcctggaaaattacttctttctcgaaaactatggcactccagagggagctgtttcccacaatgttttataccaacaacctctccccattactcgtcactgctcagtgtccactgcctttaaggttataATTGTAATTTATTTAAACGGAAAGCACAAAATGTAGTTACATGcaggtgtggcaggagattgtgtgccccccccccaaagaacaAAGCCATATCATTTTTGCTGATAGAGCCTTCTCAGTATATAGACCCGAACTGTGGAATAAACTTcccaatcacatcagggacaTAACGTCCTTCAACACATTCAAGTCACTTATGAAAGCCGCCTTGTTTCAGGAGTCCTAACGACAAtgacttatttatttcttctgtgccgtgagcctttgagcaaacctttgatttaggcgctttataaatattaatgaTTGATTGAAAGTGCTGTTTTTGATGAATCATTACATgtgaatcatttttttttaacaggatgAAGATGCTTCCCCATTGTTGACTCAAACAAGAAAAGCTACTCATCACGCATTGCTGACTTCCGTTCCCTACAAGGGTTACAAAAGCACCTCAACGACTGTGCAGGGGCAAACGTTTTCTGAGAAAAGAAGATCTTTCTTTCAAACGGTGTTTGCAAACTCCCTGCAGGGTGGAGTATGGCTGCCTTCTGCCTCTCAGAAACAAGCGTTACCGGGAAACGGAGGTAGCTCAATCAACAACCAACCACCTGAAACCCCCTGTGCTGGTAATACGACGAGGGATGAAGCTTCAGTTAGTCAAGATGGCGACGTCGCTGAGGGTGATCACCAGCAGGGGGTCAAGAAACAATCGGACGATTCCTTTACCCCAAGAACGTCTGGAGTTCCACTGACTCTAACTGAGAAGCGACAGCCAGCCACATTCGAGCTTAAGCCCTACGTACCAAAGAACCAACGGAACAGACAAGATCAAACGGAGGAACTCCTTCCGTCAGAAGAGGCAACAGCTCCTGCCCCTAATGTTAAGAGTGAGGATATTCCTATAAAAGAACCATTGTATTTTGAATCCCTGCCTACGGATGATGTAAGCGAGGAGATCGTTTCAAAGCCAGATGAAGCGGAGTTGAAACAGACAGTGCCAATACCTTCTAAGAATGAACCCATACATGGCAAGAAGGTGAAGAAACACTCAAAACATCACAAGGCAGAAAGCAAAGTCTCTGAGGATGCAAAGTCTAAAGAGGAGCGAGAGCAGTACTTCAAAATGACCAGGTAAGACGCAGATAtgttcccccacccccccccctcccaaatgATCCAATACTTTAGCACACTACTTTCCTCTTGTACAAAAGTACTCTCccactctccccccccccccaaaaaaaaaaaaaaaaaaaaaaaaaaatcccctgaAGATCTTCTGAGATTCCAGGCACACACTGAAGACACAATTGGGAGATTTTGAGAACAAAATATTAAGTGACGTTTGAACAAAAGCCCCTGATATTGTACAAGGTAATACCAAGAGGCTTTGAACTCTGCACGCGGGCAAAATGTTAAGAAAGCAAATGCAGCATGCAAAATGTTAAGGAAAGAAATG
This region includes:
- the LOC139942842 gene encoding uncharacterized protein; the encoded protein is MSFKRDGDDPSQLNLLKKRRVSDLLAENIPEEEAFLMRNGRYACMVCHYRPVFNTIPNLVSHRSGKKHRSGLEAYYAKKRDLMREAEERRQYRELMKQEKGRVVHEKDEDASPLLTQTRKATHHALLTSVPYKGYKSTSTTVQGQTFSEKRRSFFQTVFANSLQGGVWLPSASQKQALPGNGGSSINNQPPETPCAGNTTRDEASVSQDGDVAEGDHQQGVKKQSDDSFTPRTSGVPLTLTEKRQPATFELKPYVPKNQRNRQDQTEELLPSEEATAPAPNVKSEDIPIKEPLYFESLPTDDVSEEIVSKPDEAELKQTVPIPSKNEPIHGKKVKKHSKHHKAESKVSEDAKSKEEREQYFKMTSSGWKSDWRGGWVKDEDVEFDSDEDEPTPINN